The proteins below come from a single Gammaproteobacteria bacterium genomic window:
- a CDS encoding TolC family protein: MGILIPSFVPITAFAGDVPLTEDQAIALFYQRNLDLIAARYNVDAARAQRIIAAAIPNPVLSMYSQSPGAAAIGRRNGFAGTQYDTIARLEQLIETAGKRGLRKEGSGFALQASESDLRDAIRVLSNEVRHAYYNLLLSQKVVDLTRETLARYDDIVRTNSLRLESGDIAESDFLRVEVERFKAQGDLDQALRSLTGARTGLAVLLAWPGDAMNFAAQDVSLKRSEVDAKQPPEAFIDQALMQRADLQAARLRVNQAEKALALARARRIPDVTVAVQDEACPFCYPNADNAIGLGISVPLPVFYRNQGEIALSEVNLNNFNLQVQQLEQNVRAEVVGATVAWRTADAQARRFEEDVIGRVKAVRQAAELAYSKGATGILDFIEAQRSYKNNVLEYQNALYNRAVAYADLVKVLGVEQVPPSP, encoded by the coding sequence ATGGGCATCCTCATCCCGTCCTTTGTGCCAATCACCGCATTTGCCGGGGATGTGCCTCTCACCGAAGATCAGGCCATCGCCCTTTTTTATCAGCGCAATCTTGATCTGATCGCGGCGCGTTACAATGTGGATGCGGCGCGGGCTCAACGGATCATCGCCGCCGCCATCCCCAATCCTGTGCTTTCGATGTACAGCCAGTCTCCCGGCGCTGCTGCGATAGGAAGGCGCAATGGTTTCGCTGGGACGCAGTATGACACTATCGCGAGGCTGGAACAGCTCATTGAAACGGCAGGCAAGCGCGGGCTGCGCAAGGAAGGCAGCGGGTTTGCCCTGCAGGCCTCAGAGAGCGACTTGCGTGATGCCATACGCGTGCTCAGTAATGAGGTGCGGCATGCCTACTACAATTTGCTGTTGAGCCAGAAGGTGGTTGATTTGACCCGGGAAACCCTGGCGCGTTATGACGATATAGTGCGCACCAACAGCTTGAGGCTGGAGAGTGGGGATATTGCCGAATCGGATTTTTTGCGCGTGGAGGTGGAGCGTTTCAAGGCGCAGGGGGATCTGGATCAGGCATTGCGCAGTCTCACTGGCGCGCGAACCGGTCTGGCGGTATTACTTGCCTGGCCCGGTGACGCGATGAATTTTGCCGCCCAGGATGTCTCGCTCAAGCGCAGCGAGGTTGATGCGAAACAGCCCCCCGAAGCTTTTATTGACCAAGCCCTGATGCAACGGGCGGATCTGCAGGCTGCACGGTTGCGAGTAAATCAGGCAGAAAAAGCCCTTGCACTGGCCCGCGCCAGGCGCATTCCGGATGTCACTGTTGCGGTGCAGGATGAGGCGTGTCCTTTTTGTTATCCCAATGCCGACAATGCCATTGGTCTGGGGATCAGCGTTCCTCTTCCGGTTTTTTACCGGAACCAAGGCGAGATAGCCCTGTCGGAAGTTAATCTCAACAACTTCAATCTGCAAGTCCAGCAACTTGAGCAGAATGTTCGCGCGGAGGTTGTGGGGGCGACTGTCGCCTGGCGTACCGCCGATGCCCAGGCACGCCGCTTCGAGGAAGATGTCATAGGCCGGGTCAAAGCGGTTCGCCAGGCCGCAGAACTCGCCTACAGCAAGGGCGCGACGGGTATCCTGGATTTTATCGAGGCGCAACGCAGCTACAAAAACAATGTACTCGAATATCAAAACGCGCTTTATAATCGGGCGGTTGCCTATGCTGATCTCGTCAAGGTGCTGGGTGTAGAACAGGTGCCGCCGTCCCCGTAG
- a CDS encoding TRZ/ATZ family hydrolase, whose protein sequence is MQNIDTLIHARWIIPVEPEHTVYEQHSLAIQDGRILEILPTTEASAKYQSHSTLHLSEHALIPGLINAHTHAAMSLFRGLADDLPLMEWLNNHIWPAEGAWVSPEFVQDGTQLAIAEMLRGGTTCFNDMYFFPDETARVADDCHMRACVGLIVIDFPTVWASDAGDYLRKGLEVHDRYRDHPLIRTAFAPHAPYTVSNDPLDKIRIYADELDIPVHMHIHETADEIGQSLTHYNERPLQRLDRLGLLSPHLIGVHMTQLTNEEISRYAETGGYVVHCPESNLKLASGFCPVQKLIKAGVHVAIGTDGAASNNDLDMFGEMRTAALLAKAVAGDASAVSAATALRMATLNGAKALGLDEETGSLLPGKAADITAVHLGGIETQPVYHPISQLVYATGRDKVTDVWVAGRHLLKDRVLTTLDEHAILAKARQWREKIKKYD, encoded by the coding sequence ATGCAAAATATAGACACGCTCATCCATGCCCGCTGGATCATCCCTGTTGAGCCTGAGCATACGGTGTATGAACAGCATAGTTTGGCGATTCAAGACGGACGCATTCTGGAGATCCTGCCCACCACAGAGGCAAGCGCGAAATACCAGTCACATTCGACACTGCATCTGAGCGAGCACGCCCTCATTCCCGGTCTGATCAACGCCCACACGCATGCCGCAATGTCGTTGTTCCGCGGCCTGGCCGACGATCTGCCTCTGATGGAGTGGCTGAATAATCACATCTGGCCAGCCGAGGGGGCGTGGGTGAGTCCTGAGTTCGTGCAGGACGGGACGCAACTTGCCATTGCGGAAATGCTGCGTGGCGGCACCACCTGCTTCAATGATATGTACTTCTTCCCCGATGAAACCGCACGCGTGGCGGATGATTGCCACATGCGTGCATGCGTCGGGTTGATCGTGATCGACTTTCCCACGGTGTGGGCCAGCGATGCCGGGGACTATTTGCGCAAGGGACTGGAGGTACATGATCGTTACCGAGATCATCCGCTGATCCGCACCGCCTTTGCGCCGCACGCACCTTATACGGTGTCGAATGATCCGCTTGATAAAATTCGCATCTATGCCGATGAGCTGGATATTCCGGTGCATATGCACATCCATGAGACGGCGGACGAAATCGGGCAAAGCCTTACGCATTACAATGAGCGTCCGTTGCAACGGCTGGATCGTCTTGGCCTGCTGTCGCCGCATTTGATCGGTGTGCACATGACGCAGCTGACCAATGAAGAAATCAGCCGCTATGCGGAAACGGGGGGATATGTTGTTCATTGCCCCGAGTCCAACCTGAAGCTGGCTAGCGGGTTTTGCCCGGTGCAAAAACTGATCAAGGCAGGGGTGCACGTTGCTATCGGTACCGACGGCGCAGCGAGCAATAACGATCTGGACATGTTTGGCGAAATGCGCACCGCCGCGCTGCTCGCCAAGGCTGTGGCGGGCGATGCCAGCGCAGTAAGCGCCGCCACGGCGTTACGCATGGCAACTCTGAACGGCGCCAAGGCATTGGGGCTGGACGAGGAAACTGGCTCGTTGCTGCCCGGCAAGGCTGCCGACATTACCGCGGTGCATCTGGGCGGCATAGAGACACAGCCTGTTTATCACCCCATTTCACAACTGGTATATGCCACAGGCCGCGACAAGGTTACCGATGTGTGGGTGGCGGGCAGACACCTGCTCAAGGACCGCGTCCTGACCACCCTCGACGAGCATGCCATTTTGGCCAAGGCGCGGCAGTGGCGGGAGAAGATTAAAAAATACGATTGA
- the glgA gene encoding glycogen synthase GlgA — translation MQTHKILFAASEAHPLMKTGGLADVAGSLPVALKSLRQDVRLIIPAYRDVLARAGKLTLVNPVLAGFAEPVRILEGKLPGSTLKVWLVDAPAWFDRPGNPYLGPDGKDWPDNAQRFALFARAVAAVARNQAGLDWQPDVVHCNDWQCGLIPALLAQDATRPATVFTIHNLAYQGLFPLAPLKVENTFKDLNLPPELWSPEGLEFYGGLSFIKGGLVYADMLSTVSPNYAREILTPEYGCGLEGLLSHRADRLVGILNGVDYHEWDPQRDTLIAQPYSARNLSGKAANKAALQARVGLPVVPEIPVIGLIGRLVEQKGVDLVLASLPEVLQQPVQVVMLGGGEKRFEAAFTELMVHHPQQLAVQIGFNEGLAHLIESGADMFVMPSRFEPCGLNQIYSLRYGTVPIVRRTGGLSDTVVDATSDNLASGSATGVVFDKATAPALLEAIQHTLTLYRQPSIWQQIIRTGMLQDFSWRRSAKYYLELYEQAIALRLSA, via the coding sequence ATGCAAACCCATAAAATTTTATTCGCCGCCAGTGAGGCCCATCCATTGATGAAGACCGGGGGATTGGCGGACGTCGCGGGCAGCCTGCCTGTTGCGCTGAAATCTCTGCGCCAAGACGTGCGTCTGATTATCCCCGCCTACCGTGATGTGCTGGCGCGCGCAGGTAAACTTACCCTGGTTAACCCTGTTCTTGCCGGCTTTGCGGAGCCGGTGCGCATCCTGGAAGGCAAGTTGCCGGGCAGTACGCTGAAGGTGTGGCTGGTGGATGCCCCCGCCTGGTTTGATCGCCCCGGCAACCCTTATCTTGGGCCGGACGGCAAGGATTGGCCGGACAATGCCCAGCGCTTTGCGTTGTTTGCCAGAGCCGTGGCTGCGGTGGCGCGAAATCAGGCCGGATTGGATTGGCAGCCTGACGTGGTGCATTGCAACGACTGGCAATGCGGCTTGATCCCCGCATTGCTGGCTCAGGATGCAACGCGTCCGGCTACGGTGTTTACTATCCACAACCTGGCGTATCAGGGGCTTTTTCCACTTGCACCTTTAAAGGTGGAAAATACATTTAAAGATCTAAATTTGCCACCTGAGCTTTGGTCGCCTGAGGGCCTGGAATTTTATGGTGGGCTATCCTTTATCAAAGGTGGCCTGGTGTACGCGGACATGTTGAGCACAGTCAGCCCGAACTACGCGCGTGAGATTCTCACCCCCGAATACGGCTGCGGTCTGGAAGGCCTGCTCAGCCACCGGGCGGATCGGTTGGTAGGTATCCTGAACGGAGTGGATTACCACGAGTGGGATCCGCAGCGCGACACTTTAATTGCGCAACCCTACAGCGCGCGCAATTTGTCCGGCAAGGCCGCAAACAAAGCCGCGCTACAGGCGCGCGTAGGTTTGCCGGTAGTGCCGGAGATACCCGTGATTGGATTGATCGGACGCCTTGTTGAACAGAAAGGCGTCGACCTGGTGCTTGCCAGCCTGCCCGAAGTGTTGCAGCAGCCGGTGCAGGTGGTGATGCTGGGCGGCGGTGAAAAGCGCTTTGAAGCCGCGTTTACAGAGCTGATGGTGCATCATCCGCAGCAGCTTGCAGTGCAGATCGGCTTTAACGAAGGATTGGCGCATCTCATTGAGAGCGGCGCCGATATGTTTGTCATGCCGTCACGCTTTGAGCCCTGCGGCCTAAACCAGATTTACAGTCTGCGCTATGGCACCGTCCCCATCGTGCGCCGCACTGGCGGTCTGTCCGATACGGTGGTGGATGCCACGTCGGACAATCTGGCCAGCGGCAGCGCCACCGGCGTTGTATTTGACAAGGCCACCGCCCCGGCACTGCTGGAGGCTATCCAGCATACACTGACACTATACCGGCAACCCTCAATCTGGCAGCAGATCATACGCACCGGCATGCTACAGGATTTCAGCTGGCGGCGCAGTGCCAAGTATTATTTGGAGCTTTATGAGCAGGCGATTGCCTTGCGCCTGAGCGCCTGA
- a CDS encoding efflux RND transporter periplasmic adaptor subunit encodes MKYSRRFLLLPVLLFFCVHAAPAAEEPQDAGVLRYKPNAPQLSALNIAVINPRLRPLSEPLPGRIAYDEDHTSRVSSPVVGRVTRISAEPGDTVRKGQALLDLDAPELGVALADVAKADADLAQYRAAYERARTLFEGQAIARKNLEQAEADLSKAEAEARRAKMRLHNLLPQGGKSPGETYILHAPINGVVTERRVNPGMEIRPDLSDPLFVISDPTHLWVIVELTERDLGKLRTGQSVAVSVDAYPGQTFMARVANIADVLDPATRRVRARVILDNPERRLKPEMFARVMPLEDRSQPVLVIPNSALVTEGRRTFVFVETAPGELHKRAVQLGLQTRDFSVVENGLRAGDRVVTSGAVLLNSDLQR; translated from the coding sequence ATGAAGTATTCCAGACGTTTTCTACTATTGCCGGTATTGTTGTTTTTTTGCGTCCATGCCGCCCCGGCGGCGGAGGAACCACAGGACGCAGGCGTGCTGCGCTATAAGCCCAATGCCCCACAGCTTTCCGCTCTAAATATCGCCGTGATTAACCCCCGCCTTCGTCCTCTGAGTGAACCGTTGCCCGGCCGTATTGCTTATGATGAAGATCACACAAGCCGCGTTAGCTCGCCCGTCGTCGGGCGCGTCACCCGCATCAGCGCCGAGCCTGGGGACACTGTGCGCAAGGGACAGGCGTTGCTGGATCTGGATGCGCCGGAGCTGGGAGTGGCCCTTGCCGATGTCGCCAAGGCCGATGCCGACTTGGCACAGTACCGCGCCGCCTACGAGCGCGCACGGACGCTCTTCGAGGGGCAGGCTATCGCGCGTAAAAATCTGGAGCAGGCCGAGGCCGATCTGAGCAAGGCCGAGGCGGAGGCGCGCCGTGCCAAGATGCGCCTGCACAACCTGTTGCCCCAGGGCGGAAAATCTCCAGGGGAGACTTATATTTTGCACGCACCCATCAATGGGGTTGTCACAGAACGTCGCGTTAATCCTGGCATGGAGATCCGCCCGGACCTGTCCGACCCGCTGTTTGTGATCAGCGATCCCACCCATCTCTGGGTGATAGTTGAATTGACCGAACGTGATCTGGGCAAGCTGCGCACCGGGCAATCGGTGGCAGTGAGCGTTGACGCCTATCCTGGGCAGACTTTCATGGCGCGAGTGGCAAACATTGCCGACGTGCTTGATCCCGCTACGCGCCGCGTCCGGGCGCGGGTGATTCTGGATAACCCCGAGCGCCGTCTGAAGCCGGAGATGTTTGCACGTGTGATGCCCCTTGAGGACAGGAGTCAGCCAGTGTTGGTGATACCTAACAGCGCCTTGGTGACGGAAGGGAGGCGTACCTTTGTGTTTGTGGAAACGGCCCCCGGCGAGCTGCATAAACGAGCCGTGCAGCTTGGTTTGCAAACTCGCGACTTCAGCGTTGTGGAAAACGGGCTGCGTGCCGGTGACCGGGTCGTCACGAGTGGCGCCGTTCTTTTGAATTCCGACCTGCAAAGGTAA
- a CDS encoding low molecular weight phosphotyrosine protein phosphatase, whose product MVRVLFVCMGNICRSPTAEGVFRNLVSQHGLESIVEIDSAGTHAYHIGHEPGRRSQAAALRRGVDLGSQRARRVEATDFENFDYILAMDEENLDNLRAVCPPGYQRKLKLFLESAPHFGEKEVPDPYYGGPTGFERVLDLIEAAPRG is encoded by the coding sequence ATGGTGCGCGTTTTATTCGTTTGCATGGGTAATATTTGCCGTTCGCCGACGGCTGAGGGCGTGTTTCGGAATCTGGTGAGCCAGCATGGCCTGGAGTCCATTGTCGAGATCGATTCGGCGGGTACGCACGCCTATCACATTGGCCATGAGCCGGGCCGGCGTTCCCAGGCGGCGGCGTTGCGGCGCGGGGTTGATCTTGGCTCACAACGCGCGCGCCGGGTGGAGGCAACGGATTTTGAAAACTTTGATTATATCCTGGCGATGGATGAGGAAAATCTGGATAACCTGCGCGCGGTTTGTCCTCCCGGGTATCAGCGCAAACTCAAGCTGTTTCTTGAATCCGCCCCCCACTTCGGTGAGAAGGAAGTGCCCGATCCGTATTATGGTGGACCCACCGGTTTCGAGCGTGTGCTGGATCTGATTGAGGCGGCGCCGAGGGGCTGA
- a CDS encoding CHAP domain-containing protein, which translates to MTLTHRSLLSFIAAIIFPVLLAACASPGGAPVAGVPPVEPGAVLPLSCRSDCVTPFGALLGVSPDHVSAYSNCSAKCFVFAPNQEHGTFTGIKWQCVEFARRWLLNNKGVVYGDVDTASDLWGKITAVTRVADGTQIPLQTYLNGSADAPQRGDLLIYAKEFLNTGHVAVITEVDEAAGIIRVAEQNFLNKPWPANYAREITWVHKDGKYWLLDPYLLGWKRVAAHS; encoded by the coding sequence ATGACTTTAACCCACAGATCCCTGTTGAGCTTCATTGCTGCTATTATTTTTCCGGTCTTGCTCGCCGCCTGTGCCAGCCCGGGTGGTGCGCCTGTTGCCGGGGTGCCGCCAGTAGAACCCGGGGCGGTGCTGCCGCTGAGCTGCCGGAGTGATTGTGTGACGCCTTTCGGTGCGTTGTTGGGGGTGTCGCCGGACCATGTGTCGGCCTATTCCAATTGCAGCGCAAAGTGTTTCGTGTTTGCCCCGAACCAGGAACACGGCACTTTTACTGGAATCAAATGGCAGTGCGTGGAGTTCGCGCGGCGCTGGCTGCTGAACAACAAGGGGGTGGTATACGGCGATGTCGACACCGCTTCCGACCTATGGGGCAAGATCACTGCCGTTACGCGTGTCGCGGACGGTACGCAGATCCCGCTTCAGACCTATCTCAATGGCTCGGCGGACGCGCCGCAGCGAGGTGATCTGTTGATCTACGCGAAGGAATTTCTCAACACCGGCCATGTCGCGGTGATAACAGAGGTGGATGAGGCCGCGGGCATCATCCGGGTGGCGGAACAGAACTTCCTCAACAAGCCGTGGCCAGCCAATTACGCGCGGGAAATAACGTGGGTGCACAAGGATGGTAAATATTGGCTACTGGACCCCTATCTGCTCGGCTGGAAACGCGTCGCGGCCCATTCTTGA
- a CDS encoding CusA/CzcA family heavy metal efflux RND transporter, which yields MLDKLITFALKQRIFVLGAAVVILIAGILAVQRLPIQAFPDVQDVQVSIVTQMLGQAPPEVERSVSLPIEREMNGIPGLTQVRSVSITGLSVVTLTFADKTDDYFARQQVLEKLANVSLPAGIQPGLAPLTTAVGEIYRYVLETPKDMPMIEVRAIQDWIIRPALRSVQGVADVVSFGGAIKEYQVRVDPYKLRKYNLTLDQLSQALANNSMNTGGGMIRRGDEALVVRGVGLFTSLDSIRRVVITSINGSPVFIDDVADVEIGPRTRAGYVAYNQQNDVVEGIVQMVKGRNPALVISDLKDEISQLNAHKLPPGVKLHTIYDRTQLIAHTVHTVTENLLVGALLVVVILVVFLRNWKAALIVASVIPLSLLFAFIGMDIKGVSANLISLGAVDFGIIVDSAVVLVEALMVRLALAQADQAEHPSHGTVSWRWNALKSTTLQVGKPVLFAKAIIICAFLPIFTFERVEGKIFSPMAFTLSFALLGAILLTLTLIPVLLSYTLKNDSMAERHSAWMHALQGYYQRLLIRAFQYRKIVVGLAVGVLAVSLTLAPRLGSEFLPKLDEGNIWLTITLPPSTALDKTKTVEGQIRDILRSYKEVDSIISHVGRPDDGTDPKGPNNMEIMANLTPRDNWRFHSKEDLIEDMAKRMETIPGIHTNFSQVIQDSVEEAMSGVKGEIAIKIFGPDLEILEEKSEETARVVSTIRGATDVAAIKVGGLSQLNIEIDREQLARYGLNISDAASAIQTALAGNAANSFYDGERRFDVTLRLDKPYRDNVEAISSLMVSVPGSNIQLPLSTLADISIREGAARISREDGGRNVAVKVNLLERDQGGFVAEAMEKVRKEVKLPPGYEMTWGGQFENQQRATKRLEIIVPVSILLIFILLFWAFQSVKNALLVLLMVPFSLIGGLAGLGISGLHLSVSAAVGFIALAGISVQNGVIMVEQIKELVREGKDMMTATVEGAVRRLRPVLMTALMAGIGLLPAALSHGIGSETQRPFAVVIVGGLVSATLLTLLLLPILFPYFSDEKQP from the coding sequence ATGCTCGATAAACTGATTACCTTTGCGTTAAAGCAAAGGATTTTTGTTCTCGGCGCAGCCGTGGTGATATTGATTGCGGGCATTCTGGCGGTGCAAAGGTTGCCCATCCAGGCCTTTCCGGATGTGCAGGACGTGCAGGTGTCGATAGTCACGCAAATGCTGGGGCAGGCGCCGCCTGAGGTGGAGCGTAGCGTCTCCCTGCCTATCGAGCGCGAGATGAATGGCATTCCCGGCCTTACCCAGGTGCGCTCCGTTTCCATCACCGGACTGTCGGTTGTCACGCTGACATTTGCTGACAAGACTGATGATTACTTTGCCCGCCAGCAGGTGCTGGAAAAACTCGCCAACGTCAGCCTGCCTGCCGGGATTCAACCCGGACTTGCCCCGCTAACCACCGCCGTTGGCGAGATTTATCGCTATGTCCTCGAAACACCCAAGGACATGCCGATGATCGAGGTGCGGGCGATTCAGGATTGGATCATCCGGCCCGCTTTGCGCAGCGTGCAGGGCGTGGCCGATGTGGTGAGCTTCGGCGGCGCCATCAAGGAATATCAGGTGCGCGTCGATCCCTACAAGTTGCGCAAGTACAACCTCACCCTCGACCAATTGTCTCAGGCGCTCGCGAATAACAGCATGAATACCGGCGGCGGCATGATTCGCCGTGGTGATGAGGCTCTGGTGGTGCGCGGAGTCGGTCTTTTTACCAGCTTGGATAGCATCCGCCGTGTGGTGATTACGAGTATCAATGGTTCGCCAGTATTTATCGATGACGTGGCCGATGTCGAAATCGGCCCGCGCACGCGCGCAGGTTATGTCGCCTACAACCAGCAGAATGATGTTGTGGAAGGCATCGTACAGATGGTCAAGGGCCGCAATCCGGCGCTGGTCATTTCCGACTTGAAAGACGAAATAAGCCAGCTTAACGCGCACAAATTACCGCCTGGGGTGAAGCTTCACACCATCTATGACCGCACCCAGCTGATTGCGCATACCGTGCATACGGTCACGGAAAATCTGCTCGTCGGTGCGCTGCTGGTGGTAGTTATCCTGGTTGTTTTTTTGCGCAACTGGAAGGCGGCGCTGATTGTCGCAAGCGTGATTCCCTTGTCGTTGCTGTTCGCTTTTATCGGTATGGACATAAAAGGTGTTTCGGCCAACCTGATTTCATTGGGAGCGGTGGACTTCGGCATTATTGTGGACAGCGCCGTGGTGCTGGTGGAGGCCCTGATGGTGCGCCTGGCGCTGGCTCAGGCGGACCAGGCTGAGCACCCCAGTCATGGCACGGTCTCCTGGCGCTGGAATGCCTTGAAGAGCACTACCCTTCAGGTGGGAAAACCCGTTCTTTTTGCCAAGGCCATCATCATCTGCGCCTTCCTTCCCATTTTCACTTTCGAGCGCGTCGAGGGAAAGATCTTCTCGCCCATGGCCTTCACCCTGAGTTTTGCTTTGCTCGGCGCGATTCTTCTGACGCTGACGCTGATTCCCGTACTGCTCAGCTATACCCTCAAGAACGATAGCATGGCGGAACGCCATAGCGCCTGGATGCACGCATTGCAGGGATATTATCAACGCCTGCTCATTCGTGCGTTTCAGTATCGCAAGATCGTAGTGGGCCTCGCCGTGGGTGTTCTTGCGGTAAGTCTGACTCTCGCGCCGCGCCTAGGCAGCGAATTTTTGCCCAAGCTCGACGAGGGGAATATATGGCTAACCATTACACTGCCGCCCTCCACGGCATTGGATAAAACCAAGACCGTGGAAGGACAGATCCGCGACATTCTTCGCAGTTATAAAGAGGTGGACAGCATCATCAGCCATGTGGGTCGTCCAGATGACGGCACTGACCCCAAGGGTCCCAACAATATGGAAATCATGGCTAATCTAACGCCGCGTGATAACTGGCGTTTTCACAGCAAGGAAGATCTCATCGAGGACATGGCCAAGCGTATGGAGACTATCCCCGGTATCCACACCAACTTCTCTCAGGTGATTCAGGATAGCGTGGAGGAGGCGATGAGTGGCGTTAAGGGAGAAATCGCCATCAAGATTTTTGGCCCCGACCTGGAAATACTCGAAGAAAAGTCCGAGGAAACCGCGCGCGTGGTGAGTACCATTCGTGGTGCGACAGACGTCGCGGCCATTAAAGTGGGAGGGTTAAGCCAGCTTAATATTGAGATCGACCGTGAGCAACTGGCCCGATATGGACTCAACATCAGTGATGCAGCCAGCGCGATCCAGACCGCGTTGGCTGGAAACGCAGCCAATAGTTTTTATGATGGCGAGCGGCGCTTCGACGTTACCCTGCGTCTGGACAAGCCCTACCGCGACAACGTGGAAGCCATCAGCAGCCTGATGGTGAGCGTGCCCGGCAGTAATATTCAATTGCCGCTCTCCACGCTTGCCGATATCAGCATACGCGAAGGCGCCGCCCGCATCAGCCGCGAGGACGGCGGCCGCAACGTCGCTGTAAAGGTTAACCTGCTCGAGCGCGATCAGGGTGGTTTCGTGGCCGAGGCCATGGAAAAGGTACGCAAGGAAGTCAAACTGCCTCCAGGTTACGAGATGACGTGGGGCGGGCAGTTCGAGAACCAGCAGCGCGCCACGAAACGTTTGGAAATCATTGTTCCAGTCAGCATTCTGCTTATTTTTATTCTACTGTTCTGGGCCTTCCAATCGGTAAAAAATGCACTGCTGGTGTTGCTCATGGTGCCCTTTTCCCTGATTGGCGGACTTGCAGGGTTGGGCATTAGCGGGCTGCATCTGTCGGTATCCGCTGCGGTCGGCTTTATCGCCCTGGCGGGGATTTCTGTGCAAAACGGTGTGATCATGGTGGAACAGATCAAAGAGCTTGTCCGGGAAGGAAAAGACATGATGACTGCCACCGTGGAAGGCGCCGTGCGCCGTCTGCGTCCGGTGTTGATGACGGCGCTGATGGCGGGCATCGGCCTACTGCCCGCTGCGCTATCTCACGGCATAGGTTCTGAGACCCAGCGTCCCTTTGCCGTGGTTATAGTGGGCGGATTGGTTTCTGCCACGCTTTTAACGCTGCTGCTCCTGCCTATATTGTTTCCCTATTTTAGTGATGAAAAACAGCCTTGA